A genomic window from Glycine soja cultivar W05 chromosome 10, ASM419377v2, whole genome shotgun sequence includes:
- the LOC114372357 gene encoding amino-acid permease BAT1 homolog, whose translation MGSDKILPSHVVANGHAPLDSGHARLKELGYKQELKRDLSVISNFAFSFSIISVLTGVTTLYNTGLNYGGPVSLVYGWFLASAFTMIVALSMAEICSSYPTSGGLYYWSAKLAGPRWAPFASWITGWFNIVGQWAVTTSVDYSLAQLIQVIILLSTGGKNGGGYEASKYVVIAFHGGILFLHGVINSLPISLLSFLGQLAAIWNVLGVFVLMIVIPSVATERASAKFVFTHFNAENGEGINSKPYIFLLGLLMSQYTLTGFDASAHMTEETKDADRNGPKGIISAVGISIVVGWGYILGITFAVTDILYLLSEDNDAGGYAIAQVFYQAFKKRYGHGTGGIICLVIVAVAIFFCGMSSVTSNSRMAYAFSRDGAMPLSSLWHKVNKQEVPIYAVWLSVFISFCMALTSLGSIVAFEAMVSIATIGLYIAYAFPIFLRVTLARKHFVSGPFNLGRYGVVVGWVAVLWVLTISVLFSLPVSYPITIKTLNYTPVAVGCLLILVVSYWLISGRRWFKGPITNI comes from the exons ATGGGCTCTGACAAAATACTCCCTTCTCATGTGGTCGCAAATGGCCACGCCCCACTTGATTCCGGCCACGCCCGTCTCAAAGAACTCGGTTACAAACAAGAACTCAAGCGTGATCTTTC GGTTATTTCGAATTTTGCGTTTTCGTTTTCTATTATATCGGTGTTGACTGGAGTGACCACTCTTTACAACACTGGGTTGAATTATGGCGGCCCTGTTTCGCTGGTGTATGGGTGGTTTTTAGCTTCTGCTTTCACCATGATCGTTGCACTCTCAATGGCTGAGATTTGTTCGTCTTATCCAACTTCTGGTGGGCTTTATTATTGGAGTGCCAAGCTTGCTGGGCCCAGATGGGCACCCTTTGCTTCCTGGATTACTGGCTG GTTCAATATTGTTGGCCAG TGGGCAGTGACAACAAGTGTAGATTATTCACTTGCACAACTTATTCAGGTTATTATTCTCCTTAGTACTGGTGGCAAAAATGGTGGTGGATATGAGGCCTCTAAATATGTAGTTATTGCTTTTCATGGGGGAATTCTGTTCCTACACGGTGTAATAAATAGTCTTCCTATCTCATTGTTATCATTCTTAGGACAGCTGGCAGCTATTTGGAATGTTTTAG GCGTTTTTGTGCTTATGATTGTCATTCCATCTGTTGCAACGGAAAGGGCTAGTGCCAAGTTTGTTTTCACTCACTTCAATGCAGAAAATGGGGAAGGAATCAACAGCAAACCCTACATATTCCTCTTGGGACTTCTAATGAGTCAGTATACCCTAACTGGATTTGATGCATCAGCTCACATG ACAGAGGAAACCAAGGATGCTGATAGGAATGGTCCAAAAGGAATTATCAGCGCTGTCGGGATATCCATTGTTGTTGGATGGGGTTACATACTAGGCATTACCTTTGCAGTCACTGACATCCTTTACCTTTTGAGTGAAGATAATGATGCTGGTGGGTATGCTATTGCTCAAGTATTTTATCAAGCATTCAAGAAAAGATATGGCCATGGAACTGGAGGCATTATTTGCTTAGTAATTGTTGCTGTTGCCATATTTTTCTGTGGTATGAGTTCAGTAACCAGCAATTCAAG GATGGCTTATGCATTCTCTAGAGATGGGGCCATGCCATTGTCATCATTGTGGCACAAAGTTAACAAGCAGGAGGTCCCTATATATGCAGTTTGGCTTTCTGttttcatatcattttgcatggcACTGACA TCTCTTGGAAGCATAGTAGCATTTGAGGCCATGGTGTCCATAGCAACAATTGGCCTCTATATTGCTTATGCCTTCCCTATATTCTTAAGGGTGACCTTGGCACGGAAACACTTTGTCAGTGGGCCTTTCAACTTGGGCCGTTATGGTGTCGTTGTGGGTTGGGTTGCTGTTCTTTGGGTGCTGACCATTTCTGTACTCTTCTCCTTGCCTGTTTCCTACCCAATAACCATTAAGACACTTAACTACACCCCTGTTGCCGTTGGATGTTTGCTTATTCTTGTAGTTTCTTACTGGTTAATCAGTGGTCGCCGTTGGTTTAAAGGCCCTATAACCAATATATAA
- the LOC114369254 gene encoding lipid phosphate phosphatase 2-like: protein MPEIQLGMHTIRSHGTRVARIHMHDWLILLLLVIIDAVLNIIQPFHRFVGEGMMTDLRYPLKANTIPFWAVPIIAILLPLAVFLVYYFIRKDVYDLHHAILGLLFSVLITAVMTDAIKDAVGRPRPDFFWRCFPDGKGVFDPVTSNVLCTGDKGVIKEGHKSFPSGHTSWSFAGLVYLAWYLSGKLRAFDRRGHVAKLCLVFLPFLVAAMIAVSRVDDYWHHWQDVFAGALIGMVIASFCYLQFFPPPYDIDGWGPHAYFQMLAESRNGAQPSTVNNEIHHVQSAELQAVSLYIPPQHDADTRGNSWDSSPMLGASQNVRAH from the exons ATGCCAGAAATTCAGTTGGGTATGCATACTATCAGATCACATGGAACTAGAGTGGCAAGGATACATATGCATGACTGGTTGATTCTTTTGCTTCTGGTGATCATCGATGCTGTCTTGAATATAATACAGCCATTTCACCGTTTTGTTGGAGAGGGGATGATGACAGACCTTAGATACCCATTGAAAGCTAATACAATTCCCTTTTGGGCTGTTCCG ATAATAGCAATATTGTTACCACTGGCTGTTTTTCTCGTTTACTATTTCATTCGTAAGGATGTCTATGACCTCCACCATGCTATACTGG GCCTTCTATTTTCCGTACTCATTACTGCGGTGATGACTGATGCTATCAAGGATGCTGTTGGACGGCCAAGGCCAGACTTCTTCTGGCGTTGTTTCCCTGATGGAAAAGGG GTGTTTGATCCAGTAACAAGTAATGTTCTGTGTACTGGAGATAAGGGTGTTATTAAGGAAGGGCACAAAAGTTTCCCCAGTGGACATACCTCTT GGTCATTTGCTGGTCTTGTTTATCTTGCTTGGTATCTATCTGGAAAACTCAGGGCATTTGACCGCAGGGGGCATGTTGCAAAGCTCTGTCTTGTTTTCTTACCATTCCTCGTGGCAGCTATGATTGCTGTCTCTCGTGTTGATGATTATTGGCATCATTGGCAAGATGTGTTTGCTGGAGCTCTAATAG gGATGGTAATTGCTTCCTTTTGTTACTTACAATTCTTTCCACCTCCTTATGACATAGACG GTTGGGGACCACATGCATATTTCCAGATGTTAGCTGAATCTCGTAATGGGGCTCAGCCCTCTACTGTCAATAATGAGATTCATCATGTGCAATCGGCTGAGCTTCAGGCTGTATCTTTGTATATCCCACCTCAACATGATGCAGATACACGAGGCAATAGCTGGGATTCAAGCCCCATGTTAGGTGCATCCCAAAACGTAAGAGCACACTGA